The following is a genomic window from Psychrobacter immobilis.
GCTGCTTTTGCGCCAGTAACAGATACTGAAACCATAGACGAAGCAACCATCGTGGCAAACAGTCATCAAAATCGATATAGCATCTATCATGCCATAGCCCATGCTACGGATTTGAGTGTTGCTGATACTTTTATGCTTGTCGATCACAGTGCGCTCAATCAGCACTACCGTGCTACTCATATCATTCATTTGGCACGCAATAGTCTGGCGCATGTCACAGGGCTGACCCAAAGCACACGCCACCAACAGCGTCATGCGTCGACATTAGCATCTGGCATTCATTTAACTCAGCTGTGCCTCATTACCGCTGATACCCCATGGGTCGGTCACCTATATAGCAGACATGCCCTACCGCCGATGACAGGTATCACCGAAGCGCAAAGCGATATCGATAGCCGTAACCATATGACGCCCACGCGCAGCTATTTACTGGATAGTCCAGCTCAGCCTATCAACCGATTGGAGGCGCAAGCTGGCGCGAACTACGGCACACACTTCACCCATAGAGCGGATGACCAAACCCTCATGCAATCTATCGGCGATAGCGAGCATCTAATTAACACTGGCAGTTTATTGTCATCGACTCGCCCTAGCCTATTTGCCACGGACAATGAACAAGCGATTGAAAGCGGTTATCGCAACACAGGCAACGGCCTGTCTGAATGGGTGACTGACCACCGTACAGAAAAAGCTTACTCTCAGATAAAAATAGACAGTGCTGGGATATCTGCCAGTCTAAAGATGGGGGTCATCAATCCATCAGACACCGCCAAACGCGAAGGCATCAATGCGACTACTAACGCTCAAATCAATATAAAATCAGGCGAAGCCCTCGTCCTTTCTACTCAACCGCAAACTCATACGCAATCTAGACAGCATAACTACCAGCAGCACACCCCGACCCTGACCCAAACTGTATTAGGTGGTCAGCACTTAGCCGAACGTTTAACACAATTGGCAACAGGGCTTGGACGTCATGTCAATGACCACAAAGCGATTAAGACGCAGCTTGAGACTATCGCAGAGGAACAGCAAACCAAAACCCATCAAACGATGCCCTACACACTAATCGATAGCGCAGCAGACAGTGCTTATGTCAGTGACGATACGCTGATTCACAGAAGTATGGGTGAGATGATTAGTACTACGCAGCAAGATATGATGATCAGTAGTGGGGAGAGTCATAACCAAGTCAGTAGCGAGTCTCTAAATATCATAGCCGATGGTCAATTTAGCATGACCAATGCCAAAGAGAATATCACCCTCTCCGCCCATACGGGTAAGGTTGAAGCCACGGCTAAGCAAGATGTCAATATAGCCTCCTCGACCAAAGAGGTTGAGATAGTAGCGACGAATAAAATTACACTGACCGCTGGTGGTGCAAGTATCACTTTGGATGGCGCAAATATTACGATAGCCGCAAAGCAGTTTACGGAGAAGGCTGGTAAGCATAATAAGTTTGGGGGTGATGTAGATGGGTTGGGGTTGGCGGGGTTGCCTGATGAGAAAATATTAAGCACTCTTTATAGTATCGCATACAAGTTTACAGATGATGATGGAAACCCATTAGCATTTGTTGAATACGAAGCTACTAATCTTACTACTGGTGAGCAAATATCGGGAAAGACTGATGAACATGGAATAACTGAACGTTTTTCTTCAAATAACCCTGAAGAAATTGAAGTTTATTTAAAGCTTGATGAAGACGATAACGTAGTTGAGTTGCATGAAATAACTGACGATAGCATTTAGGACAAAAAAATGGGTAAAACAACTACAAAAGCCTCTTCAAGATTAGGAACGCTTAATCTCTACAATCAAAGCATTAGCGTACCGACGCTAGTAAATTTTGAATTAACAACCGATCTTACAATAGGTGCAAATAATAAAGGAACGGGCGTAATTGACAAAAAGGGCTTAGTATTTAATAAAACTTATAAGTTCTTAGCTAAGTTAGCAGGCTCGAAGAAGGGTATCGAAAGTACGAAGATAGTTTGGGTTATTAAATATATGAGCCCTAGTACCTCTAGGAATAAGTTTATAACGTTAAAGGCAATAACTGTAGGACCTGAGTTTACGCTAGAGTTGAAAGACAAGTATAAAGATATGGCAGGTTGTGAAATCGAAATAAGTTGCCATATGCAAGCACGACCGAAAAAATCTGTTAGTAATAAATACTTTGTACATAACCGCTTTAGATATTTTGATGGCAAAAAAGTCTTGACTCAAGCACAGCAAAGAATGTCTAAACCTTGGTTAATTGATCAGGCACAATCCTCACTCTGCGGCATGGCCTGCCTATACTATATTTTAATACAACGTAGTAGTAGCTTATACAAAAAAATAGCGGTAGAGCTGCATAGAACAGGTATTTACGAACTAAGTAATGGCTATAGTATTAGGCCTAAAAGCTCAATGTATGATATAAAGCCTGACGATTCTGACTACAAAAACATGAAAATGGATGAAGTTGATTGGATAGTGCTAGCCTCTACACGTAGTAGTGAAAGCAATCTAAGATACGATGGTATCGAAACTGGGTCATTTGACCAATTAGGCGCTGTAAACTGGATGGGAATGCTTACTCGCATGTGTAAAGAGGTGGCAAGCTATAGCAGTACAAAAAGTCATGATTTGGGTTTATTAGATGTTGGAAAGACAATAATTAATAAGAGAAATTTTAGTATAGATAAATTATTTGAAATGGATAAGAAATATAAATCTGGTAAAAAAATAATAATGATGATACAGCCAAAAATGATTAGTAACAATAAAGGCGATAGAGATATTAACTCAATTCACTGGATAGTTTATGAAGGCGGTTTACAGCTTTTTGATGGCGATGGACGTAATGTATTAACTGATTCTTTACATATTGGACGTGTAAAATTCAACATATTTACTTGGGGTGAAGAGCCCAACAACTCTCCAAGAGATCTACCGAGAAGAGGTATTAGCGTCACTAACTTTTCAACTAACTATTATGGTTACATAGAGGTCTATTAATGAAAAATATTAATTTTACAATATTCATATCCATTTTATTAACGGGTTGTATTGCTAAAACTAACGTCTGTTCACCATCTATTCAACCAACAATCGAATTACAAGACTTTCAGAGGCTGACTAAAAACGATAAAGCTCTTTTCCATACGCTCGATAAAAATGGAAAAAAAATTAACAGCTTTAAACTAGAATATATTATTGATTTTGATGGCTATACAGTTATTTATTTTGATGATAATAATGCTCTAGTTCCAAACCATGCATATAAAATGCAATACAATGATGATGTATATTTCGTATATAATATCAAGCTTGCAAATAATGCTAGACATCGATATTGTGATGAAGAGACTGTATATAACGTTAATAATTGCGAATCAACAGGTCAAAGTTTAACCTTTAATCCTACATGTGCTATTCCCACTGACCAAGCCGATAGCTATTTTGAAAATACAGTTAAACCAACTTTGTAAATAATGTTCAAGCAGTAACTAGACCTCTTGCATAAGTCAGCGCTATCTGTAGAATCTTCGTTATTAAGAGTCAACAAAATATCAATTTTGAAAGAGGTCTACTATTGATACGACGATCCAACCCTCATGCAGTCTATCGGTGATAGCGAACATCTGATTAATACAGGTAGTCTGCTGTCATCGACTCGCCCTAGCCTATTTGCCACGGACAACGAACAAGCGATTGAGAGCGGTTATCGCAACACGGATAACGGCTTAGCAGAATGGATTACTGATCATCGCAAAGAACAAGCTTACTCACAGCTCAACGTCGCTGATGGACAAGTCGCTGCCAGTCTAAAAATGGGTATTATCAATCCTGCTACAGATGGTGCTAAGCGCCAAGGTATTAGTGCCACCACCACTGCGCAAATCAATATTAAGTCTGGTGAAGCACCCTGACCCCTGCCGTCAAATCCGTACAGTTAAACTTGGGAGATTTTAATTACGCAGCTTGACGGTAAAAGTCAAACCACACCTGTCTTGGCGTTTTATAGCCCAAGCCCTTCTGAATCCTCGTTTGGTTGTAGTACAACTCAATATAGCCAATGATATCGCTGATGGCTGCAAATCTTGTTTTATAGTCTTGGTGATCTTGTGATAAGCATGTCTACAGTACTGACTGCCTCTATCAGAATGTACAATTAGCCCTTGGCTTGGCCCTTTATTTTTGATTGCCATATTGAGTGCACGGCAGACTAAATCTGCTGGCATGCGCTTATTAATGGCGTAGCCGACCAGCTCTTTGGTGTATAAGTCTTTGACTCCAGCTAAATACAACCAGTCCTCATTGGTCCAGATATAAGTAATATCACTGACCCACGATTCATTAGGACGCTTAGCATCAAATTGCTGATTTAGTATGTTTGGATAGACAAGCTTGTTGTGATTGGAGTCAGTGGTGATTTTAAATCGTTTGTGACGACGGCATTTGATGTCATGTTCTTCTTTAATGCTTCTAACCATATACAAGCTAATATCGTGCCCTTGCTCTATCAGCTTTGCATGCAGTCGCTCAACACCATAGCGCTCACGAGTTTCACTGTGAACAGCCCTAACCAGTAGCTCAGACTGGTTACGATGTATCTGTTGGTCACTAATATCGCGATTTATCCAGTCGTAATAACTTGATGGCTTAACACTTAGCACGCGGCACATAGTGGTGATGCTAAAGAAGTGCTGGTTATCTTTGATAAAGGCGTACCTGACTAACTGTGCTTTGCAAAGTACGACGTTGCCTCACTCGAGCATAGCTCTCCCCTTGCGTCGGGGCGAAGTAGTGCTTCGCTTTATCCCTCCTCATTTAGGATCTCTCGTTCCTCTTCAGCAACTTTGAGCTGTCGTTTAAGACGCTTGTTTTCTTCGATCACCGCCATGAGTTCAGGATCATATTGAGCTGTTCCTGCAAGTTTGCCTTGATTGGTTTTATTGTGCCAATTAGATAAGGTCTGCATGGCGATACCAAGCTGCTTTGCAGTCGCTGAAATATTCCCATCGTTGTCCGCTATCTTCTTGACGGCTTCTGCTTTGAATTCTGTGCTATAAGTTCTGATTTTCTTGGTCATGGTAAACTCCTTGTCAAGTCGCTAGTTTACCAAGTTTAGGTGTATGGTTTCTTCAGCATAGCTCAGTACGTCCCATAATCAGAGGAAGGACATTAGTCCTTCCTTAGTATGCTTGGTCATAAAAATAATGGTGCATTACAAAATCAAGAGGTTCCATATGAAAAAGTTTATTCTGTTTCTATTTTTTGCACCTTTAGGGTGTTCAGTAGAAAGTAGTGCTATTGAAGACGTGCCTAATATCGCAAAAAGTGAAACTACTTTTATTGAATCTAGTATTGAAAATAATTGTACTGGTGAACCTTTATTATTAATGTATGAAGAATTTGTCAAACTGGGTATTAAAGAATCAAATTTATTAACTAGCAAAGCTAACATAACTTTTACTAAAAGCAATACACCTAAATCAAGGATAGAGAAAAACCTAACTTCAGATTTTGGATCTGATTTTTTAAAAGATGCCTGCGCAATAGATGGAACAGTTATTAGTATTAAAGACCTAAGAGAAGGTTATCTTGGTGCTTATCAAGTTACCTACAACTCAGAGGAAAGCGCACTTTTAGCTGCTGATATTATAAGGGATGCAAACTCAACACAACTCAAGGTTTTTAAAGTTGCCACTGTCTTCGATTGGAGATTAGTCAAGAACACTATTCTCATCAACTACAATAGCCCAGCTACGACTTTATACTACGAACACAATGTGAATGAGTTATCTAAATAGTTGGTTATGGTGATTTGGCAATTTGATGGTGAGCAAGGTTAGTATTTTACTATTTTACTTAAGCCATCTTCGGGTGGTTTAAACACAGATATATTATCCTAGCAAGCCTTGCTCATATCAATGGCGTACCTAAGAGACTCAACCTTCTAAGGCTTATGGTCGACAAAGGTGGCGACGTGAATATTGATACAGACAATAGCAGAATTTTAGAAAAGATTAAAAAATATAGAGTAGAAGAAGCAGTACCTTAATAAATATAAGACACTGCTTTTTATCTAAAATACATCCATTCTTAAGCACTCGTTATTTAACTATTATGCTTGGCTATCCAGTTTTGCATTTGCTCAATTTCAGGCTGCTGCGCGTCAATTACTTGTTGTGCCAATTGACGCATTTCTTCATTTTTGCCATACTTTAGCTGTATCTTTGCCATATCTACTGCGCCAATATGATGCGGCAACATACCACGAGCAAATGCCATATCTGGGTTAGGGTCAGCGATACCTGCCATCATTTCACTATGCATCGTATCCATACCTTTAGCATAAGCTGTCTGCATGGCTTCAGTATCAGACGTTGGCTCAGCAGCATCAGGATGGTTGGCAAGCCAGTTCTGCATTTGCTCAATTTCAGCTTTCTGAGCGTCAATAATCTCTTGTGCCAACTGACGCATTTCTGCATCCTTACCATACTTTAGCTGAATCTCTGCCATATCAACAGCACCCATATGATGACCGAGCATTCCTTGAGCAAAGGCAGCATCGGGATCGTTGTATGCCATGCCTGCCATCATCTCATCATGCATCTTAGTCATAGAGTCATTATACTCTCTATGCATGCCCGTCATCGCATCGCCTGACATATCATGACCTGCATGAGCATCCATCGCGCTAGTGTCTGTTGTAGCATTATTAACGGGAGCCGCCTCGTCTTTGACAGTAGCCTCTGTTACATCATTCGTCGGCTGACAAGCGCCAAGCATCATCACGGCACTGACACTAACTGCAAGCATGGCAAGACGTGAGTTTCTTATCATTTTCATGGTAGGTCCTTAATTACGATCATTTGGTAGTTATGGTTCATATAAAAACTGGCAAATCAGCTAAGATCCACCAGTTGGAAAAATCATTTAATTTATGTACTAAAAGCAGTGCGTTTTAAGGCTATTTATTCTAATGCTTCGATCAGTGCCTGCATCTCTTGGATTTCACGTTTTTGTGCTTCGATGATGTCGTCAGCAAGTTGCTGTACTCTAGGGTCTTCTATATCGGCTCTTGAGCTGGTTAAGATCGCAATTGAATGATGCGGTATCATAGCCTGCATCCAATCCACTTGATCGACGGTTGCTTGAGATCTGACGCCCCAGATACCCACGGCAAACATCAGCACACTAAGACCATAAATCATTACATTGACCTTAGTTTTCTTGTACATATTGCTCATAAAGGCGAGCATAATCACTGCCATGCCTGCGCCCATATATAGCGCCATATAGGCTCTGGTCTCACTAAAATAAATATGATCCCACTCATAAGTATTGAAGTACATCATGATATACATCACCACGGTAGACGTCAGAATCATGAGGGTGAACTTTACATAAGGGTTCATCTGTTTTTGCTCTGTATGATTCATCAGTCAGTCTCCATCAATGCTGCTATCAGTACTACAATGAGTAGCTGAAATTTAAAAAATCTATCTAAAGTATTAACTTATAGCTGCTGCTCTGCGGACTCAATCTCAGCGTATACTTGGTTTGTGCCATCTTTATTGATTTGCATAATTTGGTATGGCATAAACTTATCTTGATATTCCATACCAGGGCTACCGACGGGCATACCCGGTACCGCCAAACCAATGGCTTGCTTTGGTGGATTTTGCAAAAACTTAGCCACATACTTAGCAGGAACATGACCTTCGATGACATAACCATCACTGGTAACGGCGGTATGGCAAGAACGCATCTCAGCAGTTACACCGTAACGCTCTTTAAATAATGACAAGTCTGCAACATCATGTGCAGTTGTCGTTAACCCATTATCTTCTGCGTGCCCTATCCATTCTTTACAACAGCCACAATTGGCATCTTTATAGACAGTGGCTGACACGTTCTTGAGCAGGTCTGGGTTGTTGGCTGGTGTCTCTGTCACTGTTTGCCTACTCTGTATAGCGTTTGCCTCACCACTGCTGGCGTTAGAGGCATTGGCAGTAGAGGGGCTAGCATTAGAAGCATTGCTGTCAGATTGTCCACATGCTGATAATATGGCAGCGGTTAATAAGACCGCTGACCCTCGAACAAACTTAACGGTAAAAGGAATCATAGAGGCTTCTCATAGTGTTGAATATTTCATGGTGTTGAATATTAAAATTAGGATGTATTGATGCCAAACTAGCATAGCCACTCTGACAGTCAGATGACGCCAAGATGACAATTTTGTCATCTTCTAGACTGAGCATAGGTTTATTACCAGTATTCCTCTATGATTGATAATAATAGAGACATTTTATATTGATCTCATCCTAAATAATTGGTGCGAGTATGCTATGAAAGTATTGTTAGTCGAAGATGAATTATCGCTTGGCGACTACATCAAAAAAGGTTTAAGCGAGGCAGGTTTTATCGTTGAGCATAAAACCACAGGTTTAGATGGTTATCATGCTCTGATGACTGAGGACTTCACTGTCGTGGTGATGGATGTGATGCTGCCTGATGTGAGCGGATTTGAATTAGTCAGTAATTATCGCGCTGCTGGTAACACCACCCCTGTATTATTTTTGACCGCAAAAGATGACCTTAGCGACCGCATAAAAGGCTTTGAGATTGGCGGTGACGATTATCTCACTAAACCTTTTGCCTTCGCTGAGCTGTTGGTCAGAATCAAAAGCTTACTACGCCGTGCCAATCAAGCAGATTACGCCAGCACAGTGCTTCAAATAGCTGATTTAAAACTGGATATCGCCAAACGTAGCGTGCATCGAGATAAAGGTTCTATCAAATTGACGGCCAAAGAATTTGCGCTATTGCAGTTTTTACTTGAGCATCAAGGCGAAGTATTGCCCCGCTCTGTCATCGCTTCACAAGTATGGGATATGAATTTTGATAGCGATACCAATGTGATTGATGTGGCGATAAGACGCTTACGAAGTAAAATCGACGATGGCTTTGAAAATAAGCTCATTCATACCGTACGCGGTATGGGCTATAAACTAGAAGCGGACAATATCGCCGCTACAGTCAATAATGAAACTAGCATTGATATGAGTAATGAGGCTAATACAGTTTCTAAACTCAACCACGTTGAAGTGAAATAGCATGGCATATAAACCGGAGCATCGACGCTTGTCATTACTGTGGCGCACTACCCTAGTATTAACGGTATGTGTGCTGATATCTCAAGCTTTTTTGTACATATGGATACAGCGTTCGGTTAATGATCATTTTGAACAAATGGACTCAGAGATCCTGACTCACGCTGCGTTTAATTTACGACAGTACATGACAGAGGTGACATCGGATGATCAGCGCTCTGACAACCTTGCCGACCCTGCTCATCTCGCCAATACAGCATCATCTGTGGTAGATATCTTTCGACCAGATTACGAAGTTAAAACAATTATCACTGACCATAATGGACAAGTCATCAATAGTCAGCCAAAGGATTTTATTGATAAACTCAATGACTCCCAATTGGTCGAAAAACTATGGCAGCAGCACCGCGATCAACCCTTTGACTTGCAGCTTAATCATCGTCATTATCGCGCGCTGGTCATTGAGCACTCTAATCGCTTGGCATTCATCGCGCTACCGATTGATGTGCACCATCAATACCTTGCCCAGTTTAATCACCATCTTATTCTGATACTTATTGCGATTACTTTTATCTTGGTATCAGTGGCGGCTTTTAGCGTCTATTTAGGATTCGCCCCCTTAGCGACCATCAGTCAAAAAATGGCACGTATCAACGCTGAGCAGTTAGACGATAGAATCATCGTCTCTGAAATGCCAAGCGAGTTGCGACCCTTGGCTGACGCTTATAATGCCATGATGGATAAACTCGAACACAACTTTGCCTCATTATCACAGTTTTCAGATGACATTGCTCACGAACTGCGCACACCACTGGCAACGTTAAGCACTCAAACTCAAGTGATGCTCAGTAAACCTAGAGACCATCAAGAATATGTCGAGCAGCTACATCATCAACACGACACGCTCAAGCAACTATCCCTGCTAATTAACAATATGCTATTGCTGGCAAAAACTCAAAAAGGTCTTTACGACTCACAACGTCATCTTGTCGATACCGACTCACTGATAATTAAGCTCATCGATTATTTTGAGCTGATAGCCGAAGAGCGCGGTATCTCTTTTGAGAAAAAAGGTGAGTTTGATGTGGTATTAGGGGATGAGAGCTTGTTACAAAGGCTATTTGCCAACTTGATATCCAATGCGATTTACTACGCCGCCAGCGACAGCATCATTACTATTACCGCCGTTTCTAAGACTGCTAGCCTCATAAAACATAACGCTCACGCCCTTAAAGACACGGCTCAGCAGCCATCGCTAAACATCACCATCACTAATCGCTTGCAGACGCCTCTAACTCAAGCGGAAGCAGATAGACTGTTTGAACGCTTTTATCGTCATCACAAATCCAATAATCAGCACTCGGGCACAGGATTGGGATTGGCCATCGTACAAGCGATCGTCAATGCCCATAACGGCAAAGTCAGTATTACCATTAAGGATGAGTATTACTTTCAAGTTAACGTACAGTTATTAAAAGAATCATAGGGCGGGTTTGATCGAGAAATGGTCACCATTTGGTCACCGAACAGGTGGTCAGAAAGCGGGTGATCAGCGATTTTCAAAAGTTAGAATGTATGCAACCAAACTGATAAAGAATACACTATTGAAGATAGACTATTCCCTATCAGTTGATAAAGAAAAATAGTCAACCTTTATAGATAAAGGCTGTAAGAGGAATTTTAAACACAAAAAAACCCCAAACAAAATTATGTTTGAGGCGAAACTTGCTTAAACTCGAGAGTTTAAATTTGTTTTAGCTTTTTACTAAATATGGCGCAGCGGACGGGACTCGAACCCGCGACCCCCGGCGTGACAGGCCGGTATTCTAACCAACTGAACTACCGCTGCTTAGGTCGTCTTAGCATCTTCTCTTATTACAGAGACACTCGCTAAAAAGAGTGGTGGGTGATGACGGATTCGAACCGCCGACATTCTGCGTGTAAGGCAGACGCTCTACCAACTGAGCTAATCACCCTGAGAAGCGTTAAAAAATTGCAGTGCAATTTTAGCTTCGCAAGTTAAAATTCCTTAAAGGGAATTTTATAGAAAGTTTAATCTTTAAAGTTGTCACGCTTTAAGTCAGTAAAAATTCTAACAACATTGAACTTAATTAAGTCCCCTTGCTGTGGGTGTGTATTATATAGATTTACACATGGCTGTCAAACAGTATTTTCAGTTTTTTAACCTATTTTATAGGTTTTTATTGATTAATCTGACAAGCCTATGTTTTTATTGGATTTATATTTTTATAAAAAACCAATAAATTTTCAAGCATGATCCTATTTACTGGCTAATGCTTGTTCGATATCCATTTTTATGGCTTCTGGTTTGGTGGTTGGCGCATAGCGGTCAATGACCTGTCCATCTTTACCAATTAAAAACTTAGTAAAATTCCATTTGATACCATCTGTCAATACACCACCCTTTTGCTCTTTGAGCCAATCAAAAATAGGATGAGCATCTTTGCCATTGACATCAACCTTCGCCATCATTGGAAAACTGACACCATAGTTCTTTTGACAAAATGCGCCAATCTCATCATTACTCTCTGGATCTTGCCCGCCAAATTGATTACAAGGGAAACCAATAACGACCAATCCTTGATCTTTATATTGCTGATACAGCGCCTCTAGGCCTTCAAATTGCGGCGTAAACCCACATTTGCTGGCGGTATTGACGATTAATAACACCTTACCTTGATAATCAGAGAACGCTTGTGCAGTACCGTCCATGCGCTCAGCAGTAAAATCGTAAATCGTGCTCATCATTTGTCCTTAAATCGATTAAGTTATTATTTTGATATTCTTTTAAACCGTGCTCATTTTTCAATAACAGTGAAAACATTAATAATGCTAATAACTGGCAAGGCAGCATCTCGCGCTTCCCTGCCATGACTCTAAAATACTCTAAGCAATTTTTTTAACAATTACTTTTCAGATTTATCTAGATCAATAGACACAGAATTGATGCAATAGCGCATCCCCGTCGTCTCGCTTGGGCCGTCAGGGAAGACATGGCCTAAATGTGCACCGCAGTTACTACAGGTCACTTCTGTCCGCGTCATGCCCAGCGAATTATCCACATGCTCCTCGATAGCGCTGTTATCAACTCCTTGGTCAAAACTTGGCCAACCACAGCTGGCATCAAATTTATTGCTTGAGTCAAATAAGCTCGCACCGCAGCCTTTGCAGCGATAAATACCGTCATCAGTCGCATCGTTATAGACGCCCGTAAATGGGCGTTCTGTACCCTTTTCACGCATCACGTGATATTCATCAGCACTCAAACGCTCTTTCCAATCAGCTTCTGTTAATTGGCTGATTTCTTCTTGGCTAAGTTGATTGTCTTGCATAATGTATCCTTAATTTGGGTATGTATTATCTCATCCATTAGCATTAGCTTTTATCTGCTATAAACTAACACTTTATCGCCATATTTTTATAAAAACGATGGGCCTTATCTATTGTTTATCCACTCAATATTCAAGGTATACATTACAAGAAAACTATTATAAACAAGCGATAGTGTAAGGTATTGAAAAAGCTATGATAAATAAAATACAGCAAATTTTCTTAACGTATCAATGAGTATAGATGTAGCCACGACAATGATTCTCTGAGAGAAGTTTGATATATAGGGGGTGTCCTCAATTCAATCGACTATCTTCTAAATGAGCTAAAAATGGCTAAATTTTGCCAAGCATCGTCAAATAGCTTATCAATATCTCGATATTATTTGCACTACTTTCCTTGTTTGACGACAATTTATCTCATTTTTATTACCATTTTTAAAATAAGGACACGCCCTAGTAGAGCAGCAATGAGGCAACTATAATACTATTAATGCAAGTTATTCTTGCATTAATAAATATATCCTTCTTAAAAACAGCTTGCATTGATACTGATAATGCAATAATATCTTGCATTAAGGCTCAATTAAAACAAATGCCTGCTTTCCTTCTCTCTATTACCAACTAATGAATAAAGGCTTGAATGACTATGGCTGATGAAAAAAATAAAAGCACACAAGCCGAAAGACTGGTACAGCTACGTCGTGATAAAGGGCTGACTGCTGAGCAATTAGCGCAAGCCATGACCGCAGCAGGCGCAAAAGTCAGTCGCGGTGCTATCTCTAATTGGGAGCGTGGCACCAATGGCATTGTGTCATCTAAACTACCAACGCTAGCACACATTTTAGGCTGCAGCGAAGGCTATCTGTTACGCGGCGAACTAAAAAATGACAGTGATAATAATAAAGAGGTGAGTAAAAGCGCTCATTCTCATAATAAGAATAGTCAAAACGCGTCATCTGCTCAAACTGACAAGATACATGACTCCCAAGCCAATCAAACGACTACAACTCCTACTATAGATACAAACTCACCAAATAACCCTATGAGTGGTCACACTATGAACACAATAAAAAAATCGGATAAATTACAAAATGTTTGCTACGACATTCGAGGCCCGCTATTACAAACAGCCAATAAGATGGAAGCAGAAGGCAAACGTATATTAAAGCTGAACGTCGGTAACCC
Proteins encoded in this region:
- a CDS encoding DUF2345 domain-containing protein; this encodes MLRLTNTVLPMHPDRLYASEGSTQAPYPSARQDINAHGAWQDKLMHSADEADIIAQLNPNGNRQHQQHGIDTYVLHVYIHERHHPPFTPLTNLIGSPLTLSFDIPSGLSFRHLYITAVHQLDHDGSYGYYRLLAQPITYRLHQHIRGHIDTHLTVQAMVAERTATLDIEIIDDSNNGEDANWSPARMTQWQISDWTHICERLARQGLTAYLRHEQTNEHSPPKLIITTADPSDSDGISLNIGGLRYQQVLHDRVHAPVLALSEQVITQPNSVTMQRFNSSSVAHPTQSADVAMSSNSDEVSHSNNHTLTLDTPAAFAPVTDTETIDEATIVANSHQNRYSIYHAIAHATDLSVADTFMLVDHSALNQHYRATHIIHLARNSLAHVTGLTQSTRHQQRHASTLASGIHLTQLCLITADTPWVGHLYSRHALPPMTGITEAQSDIDSRNHMTPTRSYLLDSPAQPINRLEAQAGANYGTHFTHRADDQTLMQSIGDSEHLINTGSLLSSTRPSLFATDNEQAIESGYRNTGNGLSEWVTDHRTEKAYSQIKIDSAGISASLKMGVINPSDTAKREGINATTNAQINIKSGEALVLSTQPQTHTQSRQHNYQQHTPTLTQTVLGGQHLAERLTQLATGLGRHVNDHKAIKTQLETIAEEQQTKTHQTMPYTLIDSAADSAYVSDDTLIHRSMGEMISTTQQDMMISSGESHNQVSSESLNIIADGQFSMTNAKENITLSAHTGKVEATAKQDVNIASSTKEVEIVATNKITLTAGGASITLDGANITIAAKQFTEKAGKHNKFGGDVDGLGLAGLPDEKILSTLYSIAYKFTDDDGNPLAFVEYEATNLTTGEQISGKTDEHGITERFSSNNPEEIEVYLKLDEDDNVVELHEITDDSI
- the copM gene encoding CopM family metallochaperone; the encoded protein is MKMIRNSRLAMLAVSVSAVMMLGACQPTNDVTEATVKDEAAPVNNATTDTSAMDAHAGHDMSGDAMTGMHREYNDSMTKMHDEMMAGMAYNDPDAAFAQGMLGHHMGAVDMAEIQLKYGKDAEMRQLAQEIIDAQKAEIEQMQNWLANHPDAAEPTSDTEAMQTAYAKGMDTMHSEMMAGIADPNPDMAFARGMLPHHIGAVDMAKIQLKYGKNEEMRQLAQQVIDAQQPEIEQMQNWIAKHNS
- a CDS encoding DUF305 domain-containing protein, coding for MNHTEQKQMNPYVKFTLMILTSTVVMYIMMYFNTYEWDHIYFSETRAYMALYMGAGMAVIMLAFMSNMYKKTKVNVMIYGLSVLMFAVGIWGVRSQATVDQVDWMQAMIPHHSIAILTSSRADIEDPRVQQLADDIIEAQKREIQEMQALIEALE
- a CDS encoding DUF411 domain-containing protein, yielding MIPFTVKFVRGSAVLLTAAILSACGQSDSNASNASPSTANASNASSGEANAIQSRQTVTETPANNPDLLKNVSATVYKDANCGCCKEWIGHAEDNGLTTTAHDVADLSLFKERYGVTAEMRSCHTAVTSDGYVIEGHVPAKYVAKFLQNPPKQAIGLAVPGMPVGSPGMEYQDKFMPYQIMQINKDGTNQVYAEIESAEQQL
- a CDS encoding heavy metal response regulator transcription factor, coding for MKVLLVEDELSLGDYIKKGLSEAGFIVEHKTTGLDGYHALMTEDFTVVVMDVMLPDVSGFELVSNYRAAGNTTPVLFLTAKDDLSDRIKGFEIGGDDYLTKPFAFAELLVRIKSLLRRANQADYASTVLQIADLKLDIAKRSVHRDKGSIKLTAKEFALLQFLLEHQGEVLPRSVIASQVWDMNFDSDTNVIDVAIRRLRSKIDDGFENKLIHTVRGMGYKLEADNIAATVNNETSIDMSNEANTVSKLNHVEVK